The genomic DNA TTATGTTGGAAATTTACCCTGGAAGGTTACATGGccaattttaaaaaatcatatgAAAAAAGCAGGAGATGTTGTAAGAGTTGATATTTTTGAAGACACACAAGGAAGATCAAAggtaaagaaaaagaaaaaataaataaaataagaagtttattctatataaaatgcatacatatatatatatatatatatatatatatataatatatgtacaatttttgatttttttttttttttttttttttttttttttagggaTGTGGTATTGTTGAATATGCTACTTACGAGGAAGCTCAAGAAGCAATTAGCAGCTTGAACGATTCAAAATTggaaggtaaaaaaaaaaaaaaaaaacacctgaatatgtaaacatataaaatgttatattaatatgaacattttattattattttattttattatttttatatttcctgTTGAATACAAATTTATTTCTTGACTCTCCCCTTTTAGATCGCTTAATTTTTGTGAGGGAAGATAGAGAAGAAAATTCTGGTAATTATGAAAAGAGGAAATTCAACAACGTAAGAAAAGATAAATTTTATGAGTcaagaagaagaagagaTTATGACTACAGGAAGGAATACAGAAGGGATGATTATAGAAGAGATTTTAGAAGAGATGAATTTAGAAGAGGAGGTGGTGATTTTAGACGGGATTATAGAAGAGAAGAATTTAGAAGAGGTGGTGGAGAATTTAGAAGATCTAGTAAAAGAAATTGTACTTTGATTGTTTATAATTTACCTCCACAAGTAACATGGAAAGAATTAAAAGATTTATTTAGAAAACATGGTAGAGTTGTAAGAGcagatttaaaaaatgaagataattcTTCAAAAGAATTAATTGGTGTTGTTATTATGGAAAATGAATATGAAGCAAAAAATGCAATTGATGCTTTAAATTTTTGTAACTTTGatggatatatattaaaagttaattatgaaaataacgaataaataaatatataatatatatatatatattatatacatgtgTGAATATTGTGCTTTCATATTTATGTGCAAaggaaaaatttatatacatatatatatatgtatatatttatttatatatatagttaacaatttttatatattttcatataatattttcaagtGATATGATTTTATAAGGGGAAGaactatttaatatataaatgcacatatatatatatatatatatatatatattatatatatattcataaaaataacataaggatataaaaaattttcttaaattttcttctttttttttttttttttcttattatatattcatttaacataatatatatatatttatattttatatgcttatattttttatatacatatgtttatgttatgtgaatatattttttaatttcaagcaattcatatatatatttgtatttgaaattttttataaatttataaaaaaagtaaatgaaataatataaataatattatatatatatatatatttacatatatatatgaaataaattaaaattaaaaattcataaatcaaaaaaaatattcattttaaaatttatttttaatatataatattatatatatttatatatatatgtatgataggttttttaaaaaatatatattaatacctgagaaatttaaaatattctgGATTGTTATTTATCAGCtagcttttttttattatttttaatttttttttttttttttataatttatattttctatatattaatttattttattttatttattttttttttttttttacaaatggaataattttatttttaaagtaATTCTTTCTAAAAATAAgttgttttaaaaataaagaaatacataaaataaataaagacaaTTTTTAACTATAACAATAATTCTAAAATAtccacataaaaaaataaaaaaaattatatcacatatatatataatatatatgataattttttttttttttttttttttttttaatgtgtAAATGTGTAACCTGAACAagtcataatttttttttattttaaaatgacaatataatatgtaattataaatatgtttatatatatgtatccaTTTTAATTAACTTACatattctttaaatttaaaagttAAAGTGTATTAtctcataaaataaatttattaattgtatatgaattaaataatataataataacatttatttaaaaaaatcagCTATCTATATctaatatgtttatttcaaaggaaatatataacatccTTAGTTAATATTGAAGTTATGTGCTTTTATAagaatacaaataaatataaaaaaatataaatatgaatatatatattggatGAATCTCgaaaggaaataaaaaatttttcaaaaaagtatatacataatataaatatatata from Plasmodium sp. gorilla clade G2 genome assembly, chromosome: 10 includes the following:
- a CDS encoding RNA-binding protein,putative, giving the protein MENNSPSKGCRVYVGNLPWKVTWPILKNHMKKAGDVVRVDIFEDTQGRSKGCGIVEYATYEEAQEAISSLNDSKLEDRLIFVREDREENSGNYEKRKFNNVRKDKFYESRRRRDYDYRKEYRRDDYRRDFRRDEFRRGGGDFRRDYRREEFRRGGGEFRRSSKRNCTLIVYNLPPQVTWKELKDLFRKHGRVVRADLKNEDNSSKELIGVVIMENEYEAKNAIDALNFCNFDGYILKVNYENNE